In Oryzihumus leptocrescens, the following are encoded in one genomic region:
- a CDS encoding MEDS domain-containing protein — MAGMSVLARPRGLRQGDHVCWAYDPERGFGVVAAQFLAEGVALGERVLFVGEGDTAQLVGELDALPGRDALLASGQLQVQPMSDVYLGSGGLDPVAQTELFAAAGAAAVEDGYTGLRVAGDLTGLVRDPSRWEDVRAYEIVVDSVIAGHPLTGMCGYAAPTVPGERLRPLAALHGIRHVAGDTLTFVARVRGEVLVLAGEVDTGCADALDEVLVGVGRLAAGPVTVDLAGLDFVDVGATRALVRFATGLRASGRPVRFVGVGPGPRRVLELFDVELA; from the coding sequence ATGGCAGGAATGTCGGTGTTGGCGCGGCCGCGGGGCCTGCGGCAGGGGGACCACGTGTGCTGGGCGTACGACCCGGAGCGGGGGTTCGGCGTGGTGGCGGCGCAGTTCCTCGCCGAGGGGGTCGCCCTGGGTGAGCGGGTGCTCTTCGTCGGGGAGGGGGACACGGCGCAGCTGGTCGGGGAGCTGGACGCCCTGCCCGGAAGGGACGCGCTCCTGGCCAGCGGGCAGCTGCAGGTCCAGCCCATGTCCGACGTCTACCTCGGCAGCGGCGGTCTCGACCCCGTCGCCCAGACCGAGCTGTTCGCCGCCGCCGGCGCGGCCGCCGTGGAGGACGGCTACACCGGACTGCGGGTCGCCGGTGACCTCACCGGCCTCGTCCGCGACCCCTCGCGCTGGGAGGACGTGCGCGCCTACGAGATCGTCGTCGACTCGGTCATCGCGGGTCACCCACTGACGGGCATGTGCGGGTATGCCGCGCCGACGGTCCCCGGGGAGCGCCTCCGCCCGCTCGCGGCACTGCACGGCATACGGCACGTGGCCGGTGACACGCTGACGTTCGTCGCACGGGTGCGCGGTGAGGTCCTGGTGCTCGCCGGCGAGGTCGACACGGGCTGTGCGGACGCCCTCGACGAGGTGCTCGTAGGGGTCGGCCGGCTCGCCGCCGGGCCGGTGACCGTCGACCTCGCCGGACTGGACTTCGTCGACGTCGGTGCCACGCGGGCGCTGGTCCGCTTCGCCACGGGGCTGCGGGCGAGCGGGCGCCCGGTGCGCTTCGTCGGCGTCGGGCCCGGGCCGCGCCGCGTGCTCGAGCTGTTCGACGTGGAGCTGGCGTGA
- a CDS encoding FG-GAP-like repeat-containing protein, with the protein MLTALAAGLALVPVLMVGPTAHAATAVPPTPTDLPTAIEPLATDVTNNSCDGLAKPGTVALGNLLKATYPTSSYGTVRACGADSITRTEHYDGRALDWMVSVRNATQAAEANAVLGWLFATRDGVTFANARRLGVMYVIWNNQIWGTWSQTWEPYSSCASTPQVSMDSTCHRNHIHFSLSWAGAMKRTSYWTKQVAATDYGPCRNADLNWAPPYAGYNGTPCPRLGTVTAPAGATTLTRQLASYSGMYLRGGSTGPAVSAIQQMVGLRADGVLGTGTVTRLKTWQRAHGVAATGVADPITWRAAMISRGVPPVAVPSAPGFDADPATDLLARESDGRLMLVPGDGNGGLGTPTQIGSGWNMFDTITSPGDMDNDGHADLVARTPSGLLYLYRGNGQGGFIGWGTVIGRGWQVFSQVFTGGDFSGDGHPDVLARKPNGDLLLYQGNGRGGVNPGLRIGLGWQVFDTVVAARDVTGDGKADLLARKPSGQLCLYAGSGAGTVRPGTVVASGWDTTTTLLSAGDITGDRRADLLARGTDGTLTVLPGNGNGTFGQGYPLSTSWGAYTATVGVG; encoded by the coding sequence GTGCTCACCGCCCTCGCCGCCGGACTGGCCCTCGTGCCCGTCCTGATGGTCGGCCCGACTGCCCACGCCGCCACGGCCGTGCCGCCGACCCCCACCGACCTGCCGACGGCGATCGAGCCACTGGCCACGGACGTCACGAACAACTCCTGCGACGGCCTGGCCAAGCCCGGCACCGTCGCCCTCGGCAACCTGCTCAAGGCGACCTACCCGACCAGCTCCTACGGCACCGTGCGGGCCTGCGGCGCCGACTCGATCACCCGCACGGAGCACTACGACGGCCGGGCGCTGGACTGGATGGTCAGCGTCCGCAACGCGACGCAGGCGGCCGAGGCCAACGCCGTGCTGGGTTGGCTGTTCGCCACTCGCGACGGCGTCACCTTCGCCAACGCCCGCCGGCTCGGCGTCATGTACGTCATCTGGAACAACCAGATCTGGGGCACGTGGAGCCAGACGTGGGAGCCCTACAGCAGCTGTGCCTCCACACCGCAGGTCAGCATGGACAGCACCTGTCACCGCAACCACATCCACTTCTCCCTGTCCTGGGCCGGCGCGATGAAGCGCACGTCGTACTGGACGAAGCAGGTCGCCGCGACCGACTACGGCCCGTGCCGCAACGCCGACCTGAACTGGGCCCCGCCGTACGCCGGCTACAACGGCACGCCGTGCCCCCGGCTCGGCACCGTGACCGCACCGGCCGGCGCCACGACGCTGACCAGGCAGCTGGCGAGCTACTCGGGCATGTACCTCCGCGGCGGCTCGACCGGCCCCGCGGTGTCGGCGATCCAGCAGATGGTCGGCCTCCGCGCAGACGGCGTGCTGGGCACCGGAACGGTGACCCGGCTCAAGACGTGGCAGCGGGCACACGGCGTCGCCGCCACGGGGGTCGCCGACCCCATAACCTGGCGTGCGGCGATGATCTCCCGCGGCGTCCCACCCGTGGCCGTGCCGTCCGCACCGGGCTTCGACGCCGACCCGGCGACGGACCTGCTCGCGCGCGAGAGCGACGGCCGGCTGATGCTCGTGCCCGGCGACGGCAACGGCGGCCTGGGGACACCCACCCAGATCGGGTCGGGGTGGAACATGTTCGACACCATCACGTCACCCGGTGACATGGACAACGACGGCCACGCGGACCTGGTGGCCCGCACCCCCAGTGGCCTGCTCTACCTCTACCGGGGCAACGGCCAGGGCGGCTTCATCGGCTGGGGCACAGTCATCGGGCGCGGCTGGCAGGTCTTCAGCCAGGTCTTCACCGGCGGGGACTTCTCCGGCGACGGCCACCCCGACGTCCTGGCCCGCAAGCCCAACGGCGACCTGCTCCTCTACCAAGGCAACGGCCGGGGCGGGGTCAACCCCGGCCTGCGGATCGGGCTGGGGTGGCAGGTCTTCGACACGGTGGTCGCCGCGCGCGACGTCACCGGCGACGGCAAGGCCGACCTGCTGGCGCGCAAGCCCTCCGGGCAGCTCTGCCTCTATGCCGGCTCCGGCGCCGGGACCGTCAGGCCCGGCACGGTCGTCGCCAGCGGCTGGGACACCACCACCACGCTGCTCTCCGCCGGGGACATCACCGGGGACCGCCGGGCCGACCTGCTCGCCCGCGGCACCGACGGCACCCTCACGGTGCTGCCCGGCAACGGCAACGGCACCTTCGGCCAGGGCTACCCGCTGTCCACGAGCTGGGGGGCCTACACGGCCACCGTGGGCGTCGGCTGA